A portion of the Cryptomeria japonica chromosome 5, Sugi_1.0, whole genome shotgun sequence genome contains these proteins:
- the LOC131875835 gene encoding zinc finger A20 and AN1 domain-containing stress-associated protein 6-like, which translates to MSEENNLCIKKCGFFGTAENMNMCSFCYKKYMEKQSLAEKVAKKAKGKEESEAAGKKAEESEKGGYIEKEEGKMEEEVTECRCFNCNKRCRMGVSFKCRCDHVFCSKHRYPEEHNCSFDHKTFGRQSLAKNNPLIKGSKIDKL; encoded by the coding sequence ATGTCAGAAGAGAATAACCTTTGCATTAAGAAATGTGGGTTTTTCGGTACTGCTGAGAATATGAATATGTGTTCTTTCTGTTACAAAAAATATATGGAGAAACAATCGTTAGCTGAAAAGGTGGCAAAGAAAGCGAAGGGGAAAGAAGAGAGCGAAGCAGCAGGTAAAAAAGCAGAAGAAAGTGAGAAAGGAGGATAtatagagaaagaagaaggaaaaatggagGAAGAAGTAACAGAGTGCagatgtttcaactgcaataagcgTTGCAGAATGGGTGTGAGTTTTAAGTGTAGATGTGATCATGTATTTTGTAGCAAGCACAGATATCCAGAGGAACATAATTGTTCTTTTGATCACAAGACATTTGGGCGTCAGAGTCTTGCAAAAAATAATCCCCTAATCAAGGGTTCCAAGATTGACAAACTGTAA